The stretch of DNA TCTGAAGTCAATTTGGTTGCACCATATAAATTAATAGGTGCGCATGCTTTATCGGTTGATAAGGCCACCACTCGTTCTACATTTGTTTCTAAACAAGCATGTATTACGTTTTCGGCTCCATTAACATTAGTTTTAATACATTCTGATGGGTTATATTCTGCTAAATGAACGTGCTTCATTGCTGCTGCATGAATCACATAATCAATATCTTTCATTGCTCTTACCAAACGTTCTTTATCTCTTACATCTCCAATAAAGAAACGAATAGCAGGATATTTATCTAAAGGAAATTCTTGAGCCATTACGAATTGTTTCTGCTCATCTCTTGAAAAAATCACCAATCTTTTTACTTCAGGATATTCTGAAAATATTCTTCTTGTTAAGGCTTTCCCTAATGATCCTGTTCCACCTGTAATTAAAATAGATTTATTATTTAGACTCATGTTATTTTTTAAATTACTTAATTTTATACATCCTTTATTTATAATCTTCCATCAACTATATCTCGATCTAAAAACGACTTTGTATCAAATACTACTCCTTTAGATTCTTTCAATAGATTTATGTCTAAATCTAAAAATTCTTTATGAGATACAGCTATTATTATAGAAGAATAACGCTTTCCTCCTATTGAGTTCACTAATTCAATTCCATATTCTTCTTTTACCTCCTCTTTATTAGCCCAAGGATCATAAATATCTACATCAACACCAAACTGTGTTAACTCACTATAAATATCTACTACTTTAGTATTTCGAATATCAGGACAATTTTCTTTAAACGTTATTCCTAATATTAAAGATTTTGAACCTTTAATTGTGTGACCATTTTGTATTAATAACTTTACCACTTTATTTGCTACAAACATTCCCATATTATCATTCACTCTCCTCCCTGATAATATAACTTGTGGGTGATATCCTAGTGACTCGGCTTTATGAGCTAAATAATAAGGATCTACTCCTATACAATGACCTCCTACTAATCCTGGTTTAAACTTTAAGAAATTCCATTTTGTTCCAGCAGCTTCTAAAACATCAATTGTATCAATTCCAATACGGTCAAATATTAGAGCCAATTCATTTACAAAAGAAATATTCACATCACGTTGTGCATTTTCAATTGCCTTTGAAGCTTCAGCTACTTTTATACTACTTGCTTTATGTGTACCTGCCTTTATAATAGAAGCATATAAATTATCCACATAAGTTGCAACTTCTTCTGTTGATCCTGAAGTTACTTTTTTAATTGTAGTTAGTGTATTAACCTTATCTCCTGGATTAATTCGTTCAGGAGAATATCCACAATAAAAATCTTTATTAAACTTCAATCCAGATTCACTTTCTAAAACAGGAACACAATCCTCTTCTGTACACCCTGGGTATACTGTTGATTCATAAATGACTAAATCATTTTTTTTCAGGATACTCCCTAACATTTTCGAAGCACTCAGTAATGGTTTCAAATCAGGTGCTTTAAAAGCATTAATTGGTGTAGGGACTGTCACAATAAACACATTACATTCCGAAATAGATTGTAATTCTGAAGTGAATTTCAATCCTTTTTCATTATCTTGATAAGACATTACCTCTTGTAATTCCTTAGGATCAGCTTCTAATGTATGATCTTCTCCTCTGGATAATTCTTCAACTCGTTCTGTATTTATATCAAAACCAATTGTTCTGTATTTTTTTCCAAATTCAAGTGCTAAGGGTAAGCCTACATAACCTAATCCTATTACACATATTTGAGCTTTAGATTTTTTCATATTAATTTTTTCGGACTGTAAAATTATAAAATTTATTTTACACTATATTAAATAATTAACATCTTAAATAATCATTCCAGCTGCAACTGTTTCGCTCGTCGTTACATCTACCAAAATTAAACTTCCTGTTATTCTATTTCTTGAATAAGAATCTGTATATAATGGGTTTGTTGTTCTTAATTTAACACGAACAATATCATTCATTTTGATCTCTTCTTCTCCTTCTTTTTTCCCTAAAGTATTAACGTCTACTTTGTAAGTTACTTCTTTTATCATCGCCTTTACTTCATTTGAAGTATGCTTTAAATAATATTTTCCTCTAGGGCTTGGTGATTCACTATTCAACCAACATAGCATAACATCTAAATCTTGAGTTGAATTAGGTAAAGAATCTTCTTTAACAATCATATCACCTCTTCCTAAATCAATATCATCTTCTAATTGTATCGATACTGACATAGGAGGAAACGCTTCTTTTACTTGACCTTTGAATGTATCAATTGATTTAATTTTTGATTTAAATCCTGAAGGAAGTAACATTACTTCTTCTCCTTGTTTTAAAACACCTCCTGCAACTCTTCCTGCATAACCTCTATAATCGTGAAATTCATCTGATTTTGGACGTATTACAGTTTGAATTGGGAAACGTACATCTTCAAAATCTTGATCCCCTGTTATGTAAATTGTCTCTAATGTTTCTAATAACGGTTTTCCTTTATACCATGGAGTTTTTTCAGATGATTCCACTACATTATCTCCTTTCAAAGCTGAAATAGGAATGAAACGAATATCTTTAACATCCAATAAAGCTGAAAAATTTTCATATTGTTGTACAATATCCTCAAAGACTTCTTCTGAATAATCTACCAAATCCATCTTATTCACACAAACTACTAAATGAGGTATTTGTAATAATGAAGCAATATAAGAGTGACGCTTAGTTTGTTCAATAACACCATTTCTAGCATCAATTAATATTAAAGCAACATTTGCTGTTGAAGCTCCTGTTACCATATTACGCGTATATTGTATGTGACCTGGAGTATCTGCTATGATAAACTTACGTTTTGGAGTTGAAAAATATCGATATGCTACATCAATTGTAATTCCTTGCTCTCGTTCATCTTTTAAACCATCTGTCAATAAGGCTAAATCCATATCTTCCAGTCCACGCTTTTTTGAAGAATCTTCCATGGCATTTAACTGATCTTCAAATATAGATTTAGAATCGTATAATAAACGTCCAATTAATGTACTCTTTCCATCATCTACACTTCCCGCTGTAGTAAAACGTAGTATTTCTTTATCTTGACTTATCATTTTTCTTTATCCGTTATTTATAATATATTAGAAATTTAGAAGAATTGTATTTCTAAAAATACCCTTCTCTTTTACGATCTTCCATTGCTGTTTCACTTCGCTTATCATCAGCTCTGTTTCCACGCTCTGTTTGACGTGCTATAGATACTTCTTCAACTATTTTTTCTAATGTATCGGCATCTGACTCATCACCTCCTGTTATGGTTATATCACCTAATGTTCTAAATCGTATTTTTTTTGTTACAATCTCTTCTCCTTCTCGTAAGTTTAAAAATTCAGAATTGGGAATCCAAGTACCATTTCTATAAACAACTTCACGTTCATGTGCAAAATATAATGATGGGATTTCAATCTTTTCATGCATTATATAATTCCATATATCCATTTCTGTCCAATTTGATATTGGAAATACTCGGAAATGTTCTCCAAAGTTTAATCGTCCATTAAATAAATTCCATAATTCTGGACGTTGGTTTTTAGGATCCCACTGTCCAAAATCATCTCGATGGGAAAAAAAGCGTTCTTTAGCTCTTGCTTTTTCTTCATCTCTTCTTCCTCCTCCCATACAACAATCAAACCCATTCTCCTCTATAGCATCTAACAATGTAGTGGTCTGCAAGGCATTACGACTTGCATTAATACCGGTTTCTTCTTTCACACGTTTTTCATCAATCGACTTCTGAACAGAACCTACTACCAACTGAACACCCAACTTTTTCACCAACTGATCTCTAAAAGCTATGGTTTCAGGAAAATTATGTCCTGTATCTACGTGAAATAATGGGAATGGGATCTTTCCAGGGTAAAATGCTTTTCTAGCTAAATGTGTTAAAACAATAGAGTCTTTTCCTCCTGAAAATAAAATTGCCGGATTATTAAATTGAGCTATCACCTCTCGCAATACAAAAATTGCTTCTGATTCTAACTCTTCTAAATAAGAAAGATTATATTTCATAAATATTTTTTGATAGCTACAAATCTACAGTTTTTTAAATAGTTATCAAATCCGTTTACGATAAAATAACAAAGAGTTTATTCGTTTTCTTCTTCTTGATCAAGCTTATAAATTGAACGATACCATATTCTCTCGTGAAGATAATAAAAAATCATTTTTAAAACGGCTTCGGTTAATGCTATTCCTGTAGCTTTTTCAATAGCATCTTTATCTTCTTGGAAAAATAAATAACTCAAAACGAAAGTAGTTAATGAGGCCAAAATACGCCATGTTATGGTTTTATAAATATGGATTCTAGCACTCTTCTGAAGTTTTTTCTTGGGTATTTGTTTTTCTACATCTCCTTCTGCCATCCTTTTTATAGTAAAATGATAATTTTCTATTCAATTTATTTTGCACAAATATACGTTTTAGGCATCTTTGTAACAAAATTTTTAACTTATTAAGTTTTGATATGGCAAAGTTAATCAAATTATATGAAAATAATCCAGATGAAAAAAAAATTGATCAGATTGTAGAAATACTCAAAAAAGGAGGTATTATTATCTATCCTACTGATACAGTTTATGGAATTGGTTGTGACATTACCCATACAAAAGCAATGGAAAAAGTAGCTTTAATTAAAGGTATTAAATTATCTAAAGCGAATTTTTCTTTTATCTGTAATGATTTGAGTCATATTTCTGATTTCACAAAACCCATACCTACAGCCACTTATAAAATTTTGAAACGATGCCTCCCAGGAGCCTTCACTTTTATTCTAGAAGCTAACAATCGACTTCCTAAAGCTTTTAAAGGGAAAAAAACGATTGGAATCCGTGTTCCTGACAATACTATCCCGAGAATTATTGTAGAAAAGCTAGGCAATCCTATTTTAACTACTTCCGTATTAGATCATGATGAAATTTTAGAATACACAACAGATCCTGAACTCATTCTTGAACGTCATGATAAAATTGTAGATCTTGTAATAGACGGAGGTTATGGAAATAATGTAGCTTCTACCATTGTTGATTTATCTCAAAATTCAATCGAAATTATTCGAGAAGGAAAAGGTGATATAAATTTATTATATTAGATGTGTGAGAACATTTCATTATAAAGATTTAGGTCCAGGATTATTATTTGCGGGAGCTGCCATTGGTGTATCCCACTTAGTTCAATCAACTAAGGCTGGAGCAGAATTTGGGTTATCTTTTTTATGGGTATTGTTATTCGTTAATCTTTTTAAATATCCTTTTTTCTTATTTGGAGCAAAATATACTGCCATTACAAAAGAAAGTCTTCTAGACGGTTATCTAAAAATAGGAAAACCTTTTTTATGGATCTACTTTATATTAAACTTGTTTACCATATTTACCATTCAAGCAGCCGTTACACTTGTTACAGCAGGTATTATTATGTCATTATTTGATGGAACTAACATTTTCATTTGGGCATTAGGTATTACTATAATTTGTTCTTTTTTACTAACCATTGGCAAATTCAAACTATTAGATCGTTTTATTAAATTTATTATTATAACTCTTACTATAAGTACATTCTTTGCTTTATACTTTGCCTTTAATAATACCGATATTCATTTCAATTGGACACAACAATTTCCCAAAGAAGCTTATGGTATCACCTTTTTAATTGCCTTTATGGGTTGGATGCCAGCTCCATTAGATGTTTCTATTTGGAATTCTTTATGGATTACTGAAAAAACCAAATCTAAAACCTTATCTACTAAAAAAATAGTATTCGACTTTAATATAGGCTATTTTGGAACCATTATATTAGCTTTTTGTTTCCTTTTCTTAGGCTATCTTGTAATGTATAACTCGGGAGAAACTTTTTCTCCTAAAGCAGGTATTTTTGCTAAACAATTAATCGACTTATATACTAAAAACCTAGGAGAACACTTCTATTATTTAATAGGAATTGCTGCTTTCACCACTATGTTAAGTACTACCCTAACTACTTTAGATGCTTCACCTAGAGCCATGGCAAAAACAACTTCTTTATTATTTCCTAAAAAATCTTCAAAAAACTATTACCGTATTTGGATGATTATTTTAATCATAGGAACCCTACTTATTTTAAAATTGTTTGTTGAAAACATGGGAACCATGATCAAAATTGCAACTATTCTCTCTTTTGCATCAGCTCCATTTTATGCGATCATGAATTTCTATCTAATCAACAGTCAATTTGTGGACAAAATGTATCATCCTAAAATAATTATGAAAACTCTTAGTGTTTTAGGAATATTATTTTTGCTTAGTTTTTCTATCGGCTATATACTTTTTATCATATAAAAAAACATAATGCATTGCATAACAATAACTTAATCTGATACACATCATAATAATGATGATAGATTATACAAACAGTTGTTTGTATAAAAATCACTGCATCTTATATAAAAACAATTAAAAATACACAATTTCACAATAGATTATTATAGAAATTTTAAACATAAATAAATATGAGAAAAATTAATCTACTAATGATCTTTGCACTTTGTTGTAGTTCTTTGCTTTTTTCACAAGCTACTGAATACCAGCACAAAAAAGATCATCATCAAAAAGAAGTAATTGGTTATTTTACCAATTGGGATGCCTGGAAAGCAGCCAATCATGGTGTGACCAAAGGATTTTACAATCAATTAAATATTGATTATTCTCAGTACACTATTTTAAACTGGTCCTTTTTAGGTGTTGCCAAGGATGGTTCTTTACATAGTGGTGATTTACGTAATAAAAATATCTATCAAGAAGGTACAGTTCAAGATCCTGGCCCAATGTTTTATGATGACATTTACTCTAGTTGGGATTATTGGTTACTTTATGGAGATTTACAAATCTTTCAATATTTACCTGATGACTTAGACAAAAAAAATACTCATGAATCTTATTGGGCTTATGAGCAATATGGTTACAAAGGTAATGGTAGTGGATGGATTAATACCAAAACAGGGGAATCAGGTAGTTTCCCTCTCCCTTTACCTAAACCTGGTTCTAACAAAGGACTTTTAGATTTAGCTCACGCAAACAATGTAAAAGTTATGGTATCTATTGGAGGATGGAGTATGTCTAAACATTTTCCTGATGTAGCAGCTGATCCAGCTAAAAGAGCTCGTTTTGTGGAAGATTGTTCTAAACTTATTAATATGGGATTTGATGGAATTGATATTGATTGGGAATTTCCAGGAGTTTCAGGAATGAATTTTCAAGGAACTAGTCATGATTACACTAATTTTGCCATCTTAATGGAAGAAATAAGAGCTGCTATTGGACCTGACAAACTACTAACAGCAGCTTTTGGGCAAACACCTAATAAATTATCAGGTTTTGACTGGAATCGATTAGATCAATCCATGGATTACTTTAATATGATGACTTATGACTTCCACGGAGGATGGTCAAATATAGCAGGACATAATGCTCCTTTATATTCTTATGATGGCGAAGAATATGGTCCCATGTCTGTTGATGATACTTTTCAATACTTGGTAAGTATTGGAGTAAACCCTCAAAAAATAAATCTTGGAGTTGGTTTTTACGGTCGTGGAGTCATTACAAATGGTAATGCAGCCTTAAATGCTCCAACTGTTAAAGTTAATAAAACCATTCAACCTGATGGCCCTATTTCTACTGCTGGAGATTACACCAATTGGGGTGCTTTTGATGCTACGCCTATGTATAACTATATTCAACAAAATAAAGAAGGATGGACTTACAACTGGGATGACCAAGCTAAAGTACCTTATTTAACAAAAGGTAACTATTTTCTTAGTTTTGACGATCAACGTTCCATCGAAGAAAAAGCAAAGTATGTAAATGCTAAAAACGCAGGTGGGGTTATCATATGGCAAGTTTTTGGAGATCAAAAACCAGGTACTATTACAGAAACTATTGCAAGTAAATTACCTTACGCTCCTTCAACTGAAGCGCCGTTAGTTAATACATTAAATCGTGTTTTTGCAGAAAACGGAACACCTGATAACATCCCTCCAACAATTACACTTGTAAAACCCGAAAGTAATACCTTATTTTCTCAAGAAACTTTAGATACTATTGCTATTGAAGTTACCATTTCAGATACAGATGGTCTAATAAGTTCTACTGAATTTACAATCAATTCTGAAATCGTTTCATTTTCACAATCACAAAATTCATTTACTTTAAATTATTTACCTCAAAGCTTTGGAGACTATTCTTTAAATATTACAGCTACTGACAATGATGGTGCAACCTCATCTTTATCTAGTACCTTTAAAATTGAAGAAAAAAGCATTATCAATAATGCTCCAGAATTCACTGGAATTCAAAACATACAAATCACGGTTGGAGATTCTTTTAATGCTCTAGATAATATAACAGCTCAAGATATCGAAGATGGTGATTTAACATCTTCAATCACAATAGAAGGTACTGTAGATACTAATACAGTAGGCTCTTATACACTAACCTACTCTGTTCAAGACACTCAAGGTTTAACTACACAAGCAGAAAGAGTTATAACAGTTCAATCTTCTACAAATGGAAATAATGGACTTAATGATTTAATTTCAGAAACAATGTGGGCTGAACTATTTCCTAATCGTTATGGACAAAGTACTCACATAACACAATCAGACACAACCGATTTTTATAGTTACGCTAATTTTGTTGAGGCAGTTCAACGAATGCAAAATATTCAAATAACATTTGAGCGAAAATGTGCTACAAACGCCTATAAAATCACACGAAAAGACAAAACAACAGGAGCTACAGTAGTCATTAGAGAAGACGATAATTTTTCTTCTAGCTCTGCTACTATCATAACACAAGTAGTCGATTATGGTTCTTTCCTTTCAGAAGGAAATTTAGAAACTAAAAAACGAGAATTAATGGCTTTCTTAGCTAATATTTCTCAAGAAACAACAGGCGGTTGGGATACAGCTCCAGGAGGGAAATACGCTTGGGGGTTATATTTTAGAGAAGAACAAGGTTATGCAGGTTCTTCATCAATAGGTTATGTAGATTCTGGTAGTACTTTATATCCTCCAACAGCTGGAAAATCATATCATGGAAGAGGACCAATACAATTAAGTTGGAATTATAATTATGGACAAGTAAGTCAATTTTTATATGGTGACAAACAAATTTTATTAGACAATCCTGAAAAAGTGATTGAAGATGGCGCTTTAGCCTTTCAGACTGCCATTTGGTTTTGGATGACACCGCAATATCCTAAACCTTCAGCTCATGATTCTATGGTAGGTAATTGGCAACCTACAGCTCAACAAAGAGATGCTGGATTAATCCCTGGATTTGGCTCTACAGTCAATATTATTAACGGTGGTATTGAGTGTAACAGTGGAACTGAAAACACAAAAGTTTTAGGAAGAATTGGTCACTATGAACGCTATACAACCCTTGCAGGAATTGGAATGGCTTTAGACGGAACAGATAATGTAGTAGAACTAGGATGTGCCAATATGCCTGCTTTCCAAATTGATTATCAAGAATGTGGAAGCACGCCTGAACTTGCTGCATTAGATTTTATCAACCCTAAAAATGGAGATTTTATTACACTAGCAAGTGGTGAGAATGTAAATATTGAATTAAATATTACAGATCCAAACCAATCTGTTTCCAATATTCAAATTACAGTTGATAATCAAACTTTTAATGGAACAACAGCTACTTGGACTCCAAATGGTTTTGGAGCATATACCCTAACAGCTACTGCTAAAGATGGTAATACAAATTTAGAAAAAAGTATTACCATAACTCTTATTGATTCTGATGTAGCTACAGGTTGTGAAGGAATTGCTTCTTGGAGTGCCCAAGCGTATGCTACTCCTAACACAGAAGTATATTACAACGGTGCTATCTATAAAAACAAATGGTATGCTGAAGCTACAGACCAACCAGGCTCTTCAGATGTTTGGGCGTTTGTAGATTATTGTGGTGAAGGTCCTGATCTAAGTACTACTTGTGGTTATGAAGAATGGAATACTAATAAAGTATATGCAACCGGTGGTTTACAAGTGTATTATCAAGGAAATATTTACCAAAGTAATTGGTGGACGAAAGGAAACATTCCTTCATCAACAAACGAATGGTCTTTAGTATCTTCTTGTCCTAACACTTCTGCTAGAATTGCCACAACAGAAATTTTTGAACTTCCTACTTTTAAAGTATATCCTAATCCTACTTCTGATATATTGTATATTCAAACCGATAAATCAGTTGTTAAAGGAATGATATACTCTTTAACAGGTCGCCCTATTCAAACATTCAATTCTAAACAGATTCAAGTTCATAGCTTATCAAGTGGAACTTATCTCTTAAAAGTCATTTTCTCAGATGGATCTAGTCAAAGTACTAAATTCTCTAAGAAATAATTTCTATAATAGACAACGAAAGCCCTGAATCGTCATAATTCAGGGCTTTTCTTTATTATTTAATTAAGAAGTTATTTCAATAACAATATAAATTCAAGATATTACTTACTAAAGCTTACTCTTCTTCAAACATTCTAACATGTACTTTTCCTCCTTTTTGAATCCATCCACGAAACATTCCAGTCGTATTAAAAGGTGTTGCAATATTTCCTTGCCGATCTAAAGCAATAATACCTCCGTCTCCATTTTTATCTACTAATTTTTTATGTACTACTTCATTAGACGCTTCTTTCAAAGAAAGACCTTTATACTTCATTAAAGCTGCAATATCATAAGCTACCACATTTCGAATAAAAAACTCACCATGACCCGTTGCAGATACTCCACAAGTTGCATTATCAGCGTAAGTACCTGCACCTATTATCGGAGAGTCTCCTATTCTACCATAACGTTTGTTTGTCATTCCCCCTGTAGAAGTTCCTGCAGCTATATTTCCATATTGATCTAATGCCACAGCACCCACTGTCCCCATTTTAGGAGCCTCAATATAAACATCCTTATATACCTGTGCTTGGCTTTTATCATCATGATCCAATTGAACTTGTTCTTTCTTTTTTATATTTTGTAATTGATTATATCGTTTCTCTGTAAAAAAGTAGTTTGAATCTACTATTTCTAATCCATTTTTCTCAGCAAAAAGTTCTGCTCCTTTTCCTGCCATCATTACATGAGGTGATTTTTCCATTACTATAAATGCTCCTTCGATAGGGCTTTTAATATGTGAAACCCCTGCAACAGCTCCTGCCTTTCCTGTTTTACCATCCATAATTGAAGCATC from Flavobacteriaceae bacterium UJ101 encodes:
- the iaaA|ASRGL1 gene encoding beta-aspartyl-peptidase (Has both L-asparaginase and beta-aspartyl peptidase activity. Does not have aspartylglucosaminidase activity and is inactive toward GlcNAc-L-Asn. Likewise, has no activity toward glutamine (By similarity); Belongs to the Ntn-hydrolases family.; KEGG: mtt:Ftrac_1373 beta-aspartyl-peptidase (threonine type)); its protein translation is MKITFYTLISFLMLFSCNSISKKNDEEVSEKQMSREKNGPITIVIHGGAGGIKKENISEVLEKEYEIKLEEALKQGYAVLEKGGKSTEAVIKAIQVLEASPLFNAGVGAVFTHDGKNELDASIMDGKTGKAGAVAGVSHIKSPIEGAFIVMEKSPHVMMAGKGAELFAEKNGLEIVDSNYFFTEKRYNQLQNIKKKEQVQLDHDDKSQAQVYKDVYIEAPKMGTVGAVALDQYGNIAAGTSTGGMTNKRYGRIGDSPIIGAGTYADNATCGVSATGHGEFFIRNVVAYDIAALMKYKGLSLKEASNEVVHKKLVDKNGDGGIIALDRQGNIATPFNTTGMFRGWIQKGGKVHVRMFEEE